Proteins encoded together in one Terriglobus saanensis SP1PR4 window:
- a CDS encoding DUF3857 domain-containing protein: MKLRLILLSAAIIATLPLPSRTQSPMYSIDPYRDEPFVFERYDTTTTMKADGTGDVVQHVIVRVQSDGVARQFSVLNLSYASANSTATMEFVRVHKPDGSTINTPVNEAMEMPAEVTREAPMYSDLKEKHLPVRSLASGDRLEYQFHTVLTKAQAPGQFWGAEHFLVQGGVVLEQSLTLAVPEKTYVQVWSPNHKTTPVRRDGMQVWTWTSSQIKASARDENGKMTAAEVKDPDEDADGRKLPSVAWTTFRSWAEVGDWYRSLAEQRLQPTASVRAKADELTKNAKTPQEQAEALYRFVATQIRYISLSFGVGRFQPHTPDEVLDHGYGDCKDKDTLLESLLRSKGMTTAPVLIGAGIAPVTEVPSPSVFNHAITTVELPDAAGKPEQVWLDSTAEVAPFRVLMPIIRDQQALVIPDKAPASLERTPANPPYTYHEEFVAVGTLDSDGLMKSHMVLTARSDSELDLRIMMQRLSPAQWDDAMQYLSGAMGFGGKVSGTDMRQADASAPVKITYDYSREKYAGWENKQSLPLFPVVELTLVSEEKAPEHDIDLGAPRTVEAHSTITLPAGYRAELPDAVHVSREFATYDKTYRLVDGKVIADRKLVVKVHKLPRDRWKDYLAFQKATLVNDGEPYLRLIPPDHLTINNEGAKSASTAPAKDAMPSADPSNPSDARQQLAEIAAMLQRRDIGGARSRLEALRKSSPDAPYVLGMLGLVKASDGDLDAAARDIEAEMKAHPDDDPSMVLGLAQEYSNKQRYSDAEALLGKYGGSNARVQQMRVFIYNKQGDYTHALGVLRDLQARQPEDRAVASQVASTLYELHRNEEAAMAAKKAMDGSDDPDVINNNVYVLSETKIDLPFAETQSRRSVELLEKMTASQVLEEANTKAFAASANLTASWDTLGYILLLEGKPKEAAPYLRAAWFSQENIIVGNHLAQTFEALDRNADALWMYRLSRQTEHAGDAKQDYAEVAAAIARLEKNGVKAASGESFPTSMQDFRSYHVKNSAGAEGGGTVRLQLNADGVAAAMLVSGDAKLRPLLDETKSLRLPGAEPAGSPARILRDAVVYCGKKSATCDFVLMLNSGIAVEGAAE; the protein is encoded by the coding sequence ATGAAACTCCGTCTGATTCTGCTGTCCGCTGCCATAATTGCGACTCTGCCACTGCCGTCCCGTACTCAAAGTCCCATGTACTCCATCGATCCGTACCGCGATGAGCCATTTGTTTTTGAGCGGTATGACACCACCACCACGATGAAGGCCGACGGTACCGGAGACGTCGTGCAGCATGTGATCGTGCGCGTTCAGTCCGATGGCGTAGCGCGGCAGTTCAGCGTATTAAATCTGTCCTACGCTTCAGCGAATTCGACAGCGACGATGGAATTCGTACGCGTGCACAAGCCGGACGGTAGCACTATCAACACGCCAGTCAACGAAGCCATGGAGATGCCGGCCGAAGTGACCCGCGAGGCACCAATGTACTCGGACCTGAAGGAGAAACATCTGCCTGTGCGTAGCCTTGCGTCGGGCGACCGGCTGGAATACCAGTTCCACACCGTTCTTACCAAGGCGCAAGCGCCGGGACAATTCTGGGGGGCGGAGCATTTCCTGGTGCAGGGTGGCGTCGTTTTGGAACAAAGTCTAACGCTCGCTGTGCCGGAAAAGACCTATGTGCAGGTTTGGAGTCCGAACCACAAAACGACGCCGGTGAGGCGCGACGGAATGCAGGTGTGGACATGGACCTCGTCGCAGATCAAGGCCAGCGCGCGCGACGAGAACGGCAAGATGACCGCCGCCGAGGTGAAAGACCCCGACGAGGACGCCGACGGACGCAAGCTACCCAGCGTGGCATGGACCACGTTCCGTAGCTGGGCCGAGGTGGGTGACTGGTACCGCAGTCTGGCAGAGCAGCGCCTTCAGCCTACCGCCAGCGTGCGAGCCAAAGCGGACGAGCTGACGAAGAACGCGAAGACACCTCAAGAACAGGCAGAGGCTCTCTATCGCTTCGTTGCGACGCAGATCCGCTACATCTCGCTCTCGTTTGGTGTGGGCCGCTTCCAGCCGCATACACCCGACGAGGTTTTGGACCACGGCTACGGCGATTGCAAAGACAAGGACACCCTGTTGGAGAGTTTGCTGCGCTCCAAAGGGATGACCACGGCACCCGTACTCATCGGGGCGGGTATCGCCCCGGTAACGGAGGTACCCTCACCCTCGGTCTTCAACCACGCCATCACAACGGTCGAACTGCCTGACGCAGCGGGCAAGCCGGAGCAAGTCTGGCTCGATTCCACCGCCGAGGTCGCACCCTTTCGTGTTCTCATGCCCATCATCCGCGATCAGCAGGCGCTCGTTATCCCGGATAAGGCACCGGCCTCACTTGAAAGAACTCCGGCCAACCCACCCTATACCTATCACGAAGAGTTTGTTGCTGTGGGTACGCTGGACAGCGACGGCCTGATGAAAAGCCATATGGTGCTCACCGCGAGATCGGACAGTGAACTGGATCTACGCATCATGATGCAGCGGCTGTCGCCTGCGCAATGGGATGACGCGATGCAGTACCTTTCGGGGGCCATGGGGTTTGGCGGCAAGGTGAGCGGCACGGACATGCGTCAGGCCGACGCAAGCGCCCCCGTAAAGATCACCTACGACTACAGCCGTGAGAAGTACGCTGGGTGGGAGAACAAGCAATCTTTGCCCCTCTTTCCCGTCGTTGAACTTACTCTTGTAAGCGAAGAGAAGGCGCCCGAACACGATATCGACCTTGGCGCACCGCGTACGGTCGAGGCTCACAGCACCATTACCCTTCCCGCGGGCTATCGTGCCGAGCTGCCTGACGCAGTTCATGTGTCCCGGGAGTTCGCTACCTACGATAAGACCTATCGCCTCGTCGACGGTAAGGTCATCGCGGACCGCAAGCTTGTCGTCAAGGTGCATAAGCTACCGCGTGACCGGTGGAAGGACTACCTTGCCTTTCAGAAAGCAACTCTGGTGAACGACGGGGAGCCCTATCTGCGACTCATTCCGCCCGATCACCTCACGATCAACAACGAGGGCGCGAAGAGCGCATCCACCGCACCGGCCAAAGATGCGATGCCTTCCGCCGACCCCTCGAACCCTTCCGATGCAAGACAACAACTGGCAGAGATCGCCGCCATGCTGCAGCGAAGAGATATCGGGGGGGCACGCAGCCGCCTGGAAGCTTTACGTAAGAGCTCGCCGGATGCGCCTTACGTTCTGGGTATGCTTGGCCTGGTCAAGGCGAGTGACGGCGACCTCGACGCTGCCGCCCGCGACATCGAAGCAGAGATGAAGGCGCATCCGGATGACGATCCCTCGATGGTGCTCGGATTAGCCCAGGAGTACAGCAATAAACAGCGTTACAGCGATGCTGAAGCATTACTGGGCAAGTACGGCGGCAGCAACGCTCGGGTTCAGCAGATGCGTGTCTTCATCTATAACAAACAGGGTGACTATACGCATGCGCTCGGAGTTCTGCGCGATCTGCAGGCGCGCCAGCCTGAAGACCGCGCAGTGGCTTCGCAGGTGGCAAGCACGCTGTACGAGCTGCATCGCAACGAAGAAGCTGCTATGGCCGCAAAAAAGGCGATGGACGGTAGCGATGACCCGGATGTCATCAACAATAACGTCTACGTGCTGTCGGAGACGAAGATCGATCTGCCGTTCGCGGAGACCCAGTCGCGTCGTTCGGTCGAATTGCTGGAAAAAATGACCGCCTCCCAGGTTTTGGAAGAGGCGAATACGAAGGCCTTTGCTGCATCGGCGAACCTCACGGCCTCATGGGACACGCTGGGTTACATTCTCCTGCTGGAGGGCAAACCGAAGGAGGCCGCACCATACTTGCGCGCAGCATGGTTTTCACAGGAAAACATAATCGTCGGCAATCACCTGGCCCAGACCTTCGAGGCTTTGGACCGCAATGCAGATGCGCTATGGATGTACCGGCTTTCCAGGCAGACGGAGCATGCGGGTGATGCGAAGCAGGACTATGCCGAAGTGGCCGCAGCCATTGCGCGCCTTGAGAAAAACGGGGTCAAGGCAGCGAGTGGCGAGAGCTTTCCCACGTCGATGCAGGACTTTCGCAGCTACCACGTGAAGAATAGCGCGGGCGCAGAGGGCGGCGGCACGGTGCGTCTGCAGTTGAACGCCGATGGGGTCGCAGCCGCTATGCTTGTCTCCGGCGATGCAAAACTCAGGCCCCTGCTGGACGAGACAAAGTCGTTGCGTCTGCCCGGTGCGGAGCCAGCCGGATCGCCCGCGCGTATTTTGCGCGATGCCGTTGTGTATTGCGGAAAGAAAAGTGCGACTTGCGATTTCGTCTTGATGCTGAACTCCGGCATCGCAGTCGAAGGTGCGGCAGAGTAG
- a CDS encoding IS110 family transposase: MKEKVRFLGLDVHAETIAVAVAEPEGEVRSLGTIPNRAESIRRLIKKLGPAAKLRACYEAGPTGYVVYWQLAELGVECEVVAPTLVPVKAGDRVKTDRRDAEKLARCYRSGDLTAVWVPDEGSEALRDLVRAREAAKQDQTRARHRLSKFLLRSGQRPPTGVRPWTRPYLIWVAQLRFTQIAQESTRQDYLHEVEHMRERVARLEQAIMEAVKLASPALQQVINDLQALRGIADISAVTIASELGQVSRFESARQLMGYCGVVPSEDSSGKRTRRGGITKTGNAHLRRIVVEAAWSYRRPPGIWYGLRRRQETISQETKEIAWKAQHRLHKRYMKLGAAGKDQRKIVTAVARELLGFIWAIGTRAETVSRQQVAA, translated from the coding sequence ATGAAGGAGAAGGTACGATTTCTAGGTTTGGATGTCCATGCTGAGACGATCGCCGTGGCGGTCGCGGAGCCGGAAGGTGAGGTTCGGAGCCTGGGAACGATTCCCAACCGTGCTGAGTCTATCCGCAGGTTGATCAAGAAGCTTGGTCCGGCCGCCAAGTTGAGAGCCTGTTATGAAGCCGGGCCGACGGGCTACGTCGTGTACTGGCAGCTCGCGGAACTGGGCGTCGAGTGCGAGGTTGTGGCACCTACGCTGGTACCAGTCAAGGCTGGCGATCGAGTGAAGACGGACCGGCGGGATGCTGAGAAGCTGGCACGGTGCTATCGGTCCGGGGATCTGACGGCGGTGTGGGTTCCGGATGAGGGGTCGGAAGCGTTACGCGATTTGGTGCGAGCCCGCGAGGCAGCCAAGCAGGATCAGACCCGAGCGCGGCATCGCTTGAGCAAGTTCCTTCTGCGCTCCGGTCAGCGTCCACCGACCGGAGTCAGGCCGTGGACACGACCCTATCTAATCTGGGTCGCGCAGCTGCGTTTCACCCAGATCGCGCAAGAGTCTACGCGCCAGGATTATCTGCACGAGGTCGAGCACATGCGGGAGCGGGTCGCACGACTGGAGCAAGCCATCATGGAAGCGGTGAAGCTGGCATCTCCGGCGCTGCAACAAGTCATCAACGATCTACAGGCACTGCGCGGTATTGCAGATATCTCGGCGGTCACCATTGCGAGCGAGTTGGGCCAGGTATCTCGCTTTGAGAGCGCTCGCCAGCTGATGGGTTACTGCGGCGTTGTACCGAGCGAGGATTCCAGCGGCAAGCGAACCAGACGCGGAGGCATCACGAAGACCGGCAACGCGCACCTCCGACGCATCGTTGTCGAAGCCGCATGGAGCTATCGTCGTCCACCAGGTATCTGGTACGGTCTGCGCAGACGACAGGAGACCATTTCACAAGAGACCAAGGAGATTGCGTGGAAGGCGCAACACCGGTTGCATAAGCGATATATGAAGCTGGGCGCGGCCGGCAAGGATCAGAGGAAGATCGTCACAGCTGTAGCTCGAGAGCTGCTGGGCTTTATCTGGGCTATTGGAACCAGAGCAGAGACTGTCTCCAGGCAGCAAGTTGCAGCCTGA
- a CDS encoding PDDEXK nuclease domain-containing protein codes for MGRLLEADLERTLLDNLQAFLLELGGGFAFIGRQYRISTESKDFYLDLVFYNYLLKCFVLFDLKSGELTHQDIGQMDMYVRVMDELRQDPDDNPTVGASFVRKKMHRWFATPFFMTTNSCSRAIVSWFFL; via the coding sequence GTGGGGAGACTTCTTGAAGCGGATCTCGAACGTACCCTTCTGGATAATCTGCAGGCATTCCTTCTTGAACTTGGCGGAGGCTTCGCATTTATCGGACGGCAGTATCGCATCAGCACAGAATCGAAGGACTTCTATCTAGACCTGGTCTTCTACAACTACCTGCTCAAATGTTTTGTGCTGTTCGATCTCAAATCCGGCGAACTGACGCATCAGGACATAGGGCAGATGGATATGTACGTACGCGTGATGGATGAACTCAGGCAGGATCCCGACGACAATCCCACCGTAGGGGCATCCTTTGTGCGCAAAAAGATGCATCGGTGGTTCGCTACTCCGTTCTTCATGACAACGAACAGTTGTTCGCGAGCCATTGTAAGCTGGTTCTTCCTTTAG
- a CDS encoding LysR substrate-binding domain-containing protein, which translates to MRLSVYRHSRAERDRCKDLTISMELDSMEGLLNAVEAGLGITFVSRWAVRNQLSLGTVRFAIVRGLKLTRRFSMIHPAGPELSGNVSAQHFVHVKVDPSTGLRIVIVRGAASRLLRRDRSRRWRKMGSKAAHARYWPGSPTMRFSA; encoded by the coding sequence ATGAGATTGTCTGTATACAGACATAGCAGGGCTGAAAGGGATCGATGCAAGGACTTGACTATCAGCATGGAGTTGGATTCTATGGAAGGGCTTTTGAATGCAGTGGAGGCCGGGCTTGGCATTACCTTCGTCTCGCGTTGGGCGGTGCGCAATCAGCTTTCGCTCGGTACGGTGAGGTTCGCCATAGTTCGTGGACTAAAGCTCACTCGCAGGTTTTCCATGATCCACCCAGCGGGACCAGAACTATCGGGTAACGTCAGCGCACAGCACTTTGTGCATGTGAAGGTGGACCCGTCCACCGGTTTGCGAATCGTCATCGTCCGGGGAGCGGCATCTAGATTGCTACGTAGAGATAGGTCCCGTCGGTGGCGAAAGATGGGGAGTAAAGCTGCACATGCCCGGTACTGGCCTGGATCGCCAACTATGCGCTTTAGCGCCTAA
- a CDS encoding DUF4113 domain-containing protein — MRAFSRNHFDLSGIERRWSAKAEHLSPRYTTLLNEIVCIQT, encoded by the coding sequence ATTCGTGCTTTCTCGCGTAATCATTTTGATCTGTCCGGTATCGAGCGCAGGTGGAGCGCAAAAGCAGAGCACCTGTCACCGCGATATACGACGCTGCTTAATGAGATTGTCTGTATACAGACATAG
- a CDS encoding 4-hydroxybenzoate 3-monooxygenase: MTETGINQAGVESGGEQTAVVIVGAGVAGLTLASFLRKSGVACIVLERRNRTYIEARQRAGFLEPRAVKMFERWEMETLLPEGPIAQHGEIRINGAARPFGSVGDNAEQGRFCTQQQLVSNLLRKLIDEMDGDVRFDVAEMSIVNEELDQPRVSYSDASGRHEIVCNYIVGCDGGHSASRNTVPHGVLTKYSYEFGYAWLAALVSAAPLSGQAIMAVSDHGFAAQITRGPNKSRVYLQCDVSDSPQDWPAERIWDELRLRLGDGSIPDADVLSRDVIPLRSVVYEPMQYRKLFLVGDAAHLVPPTGAKGMNLALHDVDVISKALLSAVHDGDETLLQGYSHDALPDVWKEQEFSVSMTDLMHDSGDPKQHGTFRQMIARTRIEKFFAAAKQ; the protein is encoded by the coding sequence ATGACAGAGACAGGGATTAACCAGGCGGGTGTGGAATCAGGCGGTGAACAGACTGCAGTTGTTATCGTGGGTGCCGGTGTAGCCGGGTTGACGCTCGCTAGTTTCTTGCGAAAATCCGGAGTGGCCTGCATCGTTCTCGAACGCCGCAATCGCACCTACATCGAAGCGCGGCAGCGTGCCGGATTTCTTGAACCGCGCGCGGTGAAGATGTTCGAACGGTGGGAGATGGAGACGTTACTTCCCGAGGGGCCGATCGCGCAACATGGTGAAATACGAATCAACGGTGCAGCCCGCCCATTCGGAAGTGTGGGCGATAATGCTGAACAGGGTCGTTTCTGTACGCAGCAGCAACTCGTAAGTAACCTGCTGCGGAAACTGATCGATGAGATGGACGGCGATGTCCGTTTCGACGTCGCTGAAATGAGCATCGTCAACGAAGAGCTCGACCAACCGCGCGTGAGCTACTCTGACGCAAGCGGGCGGCACGAGATCGTTTGTAACTACATCGTCGGTTGCGACGGAGGACACAGCGCAAGTCGCAACACCGTTCCACATGGCGTTCTTACGAAGTACAGCTATGAGTTCGGCTACGCATGGCTTGCCGCACTTGTAAGCGCCGCTCCGCTCTCGGGGCAGGCGATCATGGCTGTGAGCGATCACGGTTTCGCCGCACAGATCACGCGTGGCCCGAACAAGAGCCGCGTCTATCTTCAGTGCGATGTCAGCGACAGTCCTCAGGACTGGCCAGCGGAGCGTATCTGGGATGAACTCAGGCTTCGTCTCGGCGATGGATCGATCCCCGATGCTGACGTTTTGAGTCGAGATGTCATCCCGTTACGCTCGGTCGTCTATGAACCCATGCAGTATCGCAAGTTGTTCCTCGTTGGTGATGCAGCACACCTTGTGCCGCCTACGGGCGCAAAGGGGATGAACCTCGCACTCCACGACGTAGACGTTATTTCGAAGGCACTTTTAAGCGCCGTGCACGATGGAGATGAAACACTCTTACAGGGCTACTCCCACGACGCGCTGCCAGACGTCTGGAAGGAGCAGGAGTTCAGTGTCTCGATGACCGACCTGATGCACGACTCCGGTGACCCGAAACAGCACGGCACATTCCGGCAAATGATCGCAAGGACCCGCATCGAAAAGTTCTTCGCCGCAGCGAAACAATAG
- a CDS encoding DUF1016 N-terminal domain-containing protein: MEFEQGGSARAEYGSRLLQTLAASLAAEFGRGFDTSNLRYMRLFYQAFPIRDALRHELSWTHYRTLLRVENEAARSLYMKEAATRGWTPGLWNDRSTRSIMNGSSRVQIELPSQKKRRERSQLCRSHGILYAIP; the protein is encoded by the coding sequence GTGGAATTTGAGCAGGGTGGTTCTGCTCGCGCCGAATACGGCAGTCGTTTACTCCAAACCCTCGCTGCGTCGTTGGCTGCAGAATTTGGACGAGGCTTCGATACGTCGAATCTGCGCTATATGCGGCTGTTTTATCAGGCTTTTCCAATTCGTGACGCATTGCGTCATGAATTGAGTTGGACCCACTACCGAACGCTCCTGCGAGTAGAAAACGAAGCCGCGCGGTCCTTGTATATGAAGGAAGCGGCGACTCGGGGCTGGACGCCCGGGCTTTGGAACGACAGATCAACACGCTCTATTATGAACGGCTCCTCGCGAGTTCAGATCGAGCTGCCGTCACAGAAGAAGCGAAGGGAGCGATCGCAACTCTGCAGATCCCACGGGATTTTGTACGCGATCCCGTGA